Genomic DNA from Manis pentadactyla isolate mManPen7 chromosome 14, mManPen7.hap1, whole genome shotgun sequence:
GAGCCGGATGCCCGAGGTCCCGGCTCTGCTCTCGTTGCCAGTCCGCGCGTGAGTGGTCTGCGCGTCCCTCCGCGCGTCTCCGGGTCCCACTAGCAGCGCAGGGTCCCTCTTCCCGTCTTGAGTGCCCGCATCTCTCTCCCTCCGCACTCGGCGCCCCGGGACGGAGGAGGGCGACTGCAGAGGAGGGGGCACGCGGGCGTCCCCgctctgtccctctgtctgtcCCTCTCTGTCTCGTCTGTTCCTCTCGCTGTCTGTCCCTCTCTGTTcttctgtccctctctctgtcaCTGTCTGTCCCTCTCTCCGTACCTTTCTCCGTCCCACTCTCTGCCTgcccctctctctctgcccctctctctggctccctccctctctcGCTCGCTGCCTCTCCCTCTCTAGGCGTGCGGTCTCCTGTCGCCAGCTAACTGCTCCCACTTGTCCGCCGCTCTGTCACTGCCGCTCCCACCCTCGTCCAGCCAGCCTCGGCCTGTCCCGAGGGCCCGCTCCCCTGCTCCCGCCCCCGCGCCCGGCTCCTCCCCCCAGCCGCGGCAGGTCCCGCCCCGGCTGGAGGCACCGCGCTTGGGGAGTGCTGCCCGCGGCTCCCCGGGCTGCGGACCCCATGCCTCAGCCGCCGCGCCGGGGCGCCCGCGGGCGGAGCGGAGGGGCCTGTCCGGGTGCTGGCACCCGCCCCGGTGCGCCCCGCCGGGGCCCTCACCCCCGGCCGCCCCCCGCCGGCGCCGGGAGAGACAAAGCGCCCGGGCCGCGGAGGGGCACCGGCCCctcagggggcagggctgcccagccctgcccgtgcccccgccccgcgccccgaCCTCGAGCCCCCGCCTACCTCTCCGTGCCCCAACCCCGCACTCCAGCCCTCCGCCCCGGCCCTGCGCCCCCGCCTACCTCTCCGCGCCCCCCGGCGCCCGCTCTCCGGGCCAACTCCACAGATGCCCACAGTAAGGACAGCGCCCTCCCCCGGAGTCCCGGTCTCGGAGCCCACAGATTCGCGGCTTGAACGGAGGTCCCCACGCGCTGCGCCCCGCACGCCCGGGGCGGGTGTCCAGCGCTGCCGGCCGGGCGGGTTCGGAGCCAGTGCGGGGCCGCAGAGACCCGGGCGGGGCGCGCGGGGCAGAGAGCAGGGCTGACAGCCCAAGACGTACAAGCGCTGCATTTCCCGTCTGCTCTGGAGATGTGCTATTTTTATtatctgtaattcttttttttttctttcattgtctcAGGGCACACactactaaaaggaaaaaaaaaagaaagaaagaaaagaaaaaaagactcgtGGAGGAATGGGAATACATTTCCGGAACACCGCCCACCCTCCTGAGTGCAGACTTTCCCAGCGTTGGAGGTCACCAGCCAAGATAGATCACTTGGGCTTTCTGTCCCCCGCTGAGAGCAAGGCATttgattctaggcttctttgctAGGTTGTTATTAATGTGAAGCAAAATTATAGTTGTACACGCCTGCATGGAATTGCCAAAGCTCATTTTGACAGTATCCAGCAATTCAGCTTCTGAAATGTAGACGCTGAATAACTATGGATCTGGTGTAACGAACGCCCCCATCCCGCAATAAATGAAGAGGAGAAAATCAACTTTTACCAGCTGCAATTAGGAACCCCATgaataaacaacaaataaataactAGGTATAAACCATAGCACTACAATGTCCACatcctttttgtttcatttattgacATCCATTTCTAATGACAGAGGTTATAAACCGATTTATTAGGGGATGTGACTTCCAGTTTTGATAGAAATGTAATTCCAACAGCTGTAGCCATCCATGTTCACATATGCTAAGATACTGATTATAAACATCAAACAGTTGATATATGTAGTTccagaaaatgctataaaaatggGATAAGGTTGTACTGGTCTTGATGAATAAATCATAATTTCCCAAATATTAGAGATTGTCTCCCTTGGGGTTCAGCTCTTGTAATAAGGATGACTTTCCTGTATGAGGTTTTAGCAAATGAAGCCTAAAGAATTCAAGACCCTTATGTTGATCTATTTTTTGAGCATTTCCATTCAGTCTTCTTCAAAAGTATTTTAATAGgcacttcctctctccttccaacCATATGGAATTCAagggaaaattaataaaaagcatCTCT
This window encodes:
- the LOC130680851 gene encoding basic proline-rich protein-like codes for the protein MPQPPRRGARGRSGGACPGAGTRPGAPRRGPHPRPPPAGAGRDKAPGPRRGTGPSGGRAAQPCPCPRPAPRPRAPAYLSVPQPRTPALRPGPAPPPTSPRPPAPALRANSTDAHRHTLLKGKKKERKKRKKDSWRNGNTFPEHRPPS